TTTCCATAGTAAATTGGATGCATTTTCGATGGTTCCATTTTTGCTGGAAGCATTTGGAGCACCTATGCCACAACCTAGAATATTTGCTTCCTTAACCTTCGCTTTTAATTCCTCTACAGTAGTAACGACTTTATCTAGGTAATCATCAATGCTAGGATATTCTTTTGTTCTGAAAAAAGTGTCTGCTAAACATTTTCCCTCTTTATTAACAAGTCCAATTTTTGTTTTGGTGCCTCCAATATCTATTCCTATTACTAAGTCCATTAATTTGTTGATTTTAAGATCCGTATTTGTTTAAAATGGCGATCTGACCAGCATGGTGATTGGTATGAGAGACAATTCTACCAAATGCCTCAGCTTTAGATTTGGTACCAAACTCATTGGTTGTAATGGTGGTTTTCCAATCATCTTCTGTTTGCTGTTCTACAATCGCTTTTAATTTTTCAAAAGATAAATCAATATAGGCTTTTAATTCTTCTAAATCGCTCCATTCGCCTGTATCGTGCTTGGCTATCACGGTTTTGGCCACGACCTTAATGTCTTTATCTCCAAAGACATTCTTTGCAAAAAGTAGTTCCACGTCTCCAATATGCCTGATCAAAAATCCAATACTATTGGGAGAAGGAACCAGTCTCTTTTTTAAGTCTTCCTCTCTAATATTTACCATTTGATTGGTAAATCGTGTTCGAGCTTCGGTCCAGAGTGCTATGAGTGTTTCTGTCATAATTGTTGCTTAATTGTTTTTGGGATCTTCAGTGTTACTTCGCGGAGTAGGGGTGCTGTTTGATGGAGTTCGAGTACTAGGCGTATTTCCTGATTTTCTAGTACTTGGTGTAGTCTTTGGTGTTCTAGTACTTGGTGTAGTTTTTGGAGTTCTTGTACTCGGTGTGGTTTTTGGCGTTCTAGTGCTCGGAGTGGACGTTGGATTTCTTTCTCTAGTTGATGGACTTGTTCTAGGTGTAGAATTCCTGCTGTTATCTTCTGTTTCACTAGCGTCTCTAGTTCTATCTTGTGGTGTAGATGTTCTGGTATTACCACTGCTGGTTGTACTTCTTCTAGCCTCTAAATCTTGCTTATTTCGAATGTCTTTATTTCTTGTTTCAAAACTTTGTGTTGGCCTTTTGCTTACATAATCATTTCGGATTAAATCTCGTGTTATGGATGAGCCAGCGGTTCTATTACTTGTTGGGACATATTTATAGGTGTTTTTTACATTTTTATAAACCTTAACATGTGTCACATATTGACGCACAGGAGTAGGTCTCCAATAGCTATAGTAGCTTGGGTACGAACCAAAGTAATATGGTGATCGCCAAACCACGTAGCTAGGTCCCCAAAAAGAACTTACTATAACAGGTGTACTGTAATAAAGCGGTTGTATGATATAACTTGGACCATAAAAATAGGGGTGACCGATAAACTGAATTTGAGGTTTGTTATAGGAATCTCTTTCTACATCAATTGTGGCTACATCTTGAAATAAGTCATTTCCAAGTGCCGCTTGAATAGCAATGTAATGCGTACCTCTTTCAATGGTTTCTACCACACGCAAATAATCTACATAGCCATCTTCGTTTAAATCTAGGTTAGATATTTTAAGTTGAGGGTCATTCAACCGATATTCAAAATCCTCCAAGTTCCTAGATTCACCAAAAATTGAAGCTACGGCTTCTAAATCAAGATTGTAGCTGATGTCATAAGTGGTAGGAACAACAGTGGCGGGCTTCTGTGTTGTCGCACATCCTGTCAAAACAATTGTTAAGAATGATATCAGTAAATTTTTCATATTCAAATAGTTAAATTACATATGCAATTTCTCTATTTTATTCCAATAATAATATGAGTTGGTCGATCTAAGAAGTATGAGCTAAATCATAGAAACTACAGACCAAGTACGAAAGTTGGGTGTTTAGAAACAAAAAAAGCCTCACAATCCGTTGATTATGAGGCTTCTACTTGCGGTCTGGACGGGACTCGAACCCGCGACCCCCTGCGTGACAGGCAGGTATTCTAACCAGCTGAACTACCAAACCGTTACACTTAAAAACTGACTTGTTGTTTCAAATGCGAGTGCAAAGATAGGCTTATAATCTTTCTTGTCAATACCTAGAATGAAAATAATTTTAAAAATTTTGCTCTTATTTTACTAACCACTTTAACCTCATTGTTTTAGCTCAGAAATAAATTTAAAAAGAATTTCATTTTTTCTCATTATTGAAAATAGCTGACTAGTTTTGGGGCATGAAACTCAAAGATATTACTGATCATTTAGAAACCATTGCTCCGTTAGCCTATCAAGAATCCTATGATAATTCAGGACTTATTGTTGGAGAAAAGGAAATGGAAGTTAGCTCTGCTCTTATTTCTTTGGATGCTACCCCAGATGTAATTGATGAGGCGATTGCAAAAGGTTGCAACCTCGTGATCTCGCATCACCCAATAGTCTTTAAGG
This portion of the Spirosomataceae bacterium TFI 002 genome encodes:
- a CDS encoding DinB superfamily protein: MTETLIALWTEARTRFTNQMVNIREEDLKKRLVPSPNSIGFLIRHIGDVELLFAKNVFGDKDIKVVAKTVIAKHDTGEWSDLEELKAYIDLSFEKLKAIVEQQTEDDWKTTITTNEFGTKSKAEAFGRIVSHTNHHAGQIAILNKYGS